Proteins from one Clostridium cellulovorans 743B genomic window:
- the spoIID gene encoding stage II sporulation protein D — translation MKKILLVLTSLVMFILMTSIIIPKKKWMESTLDNNVEKVQAFNEVGSEEKKQDFDISNYNGEFKIKLFRSKENRIEEMGLEDYVTGVVCGEMPAEFPSEALKAQAIAARTYALAHVEAFGGVSNPGANGANLIDTVANQVYYSKDERMESWTQRKREEYWNKITNAVKETEGQVLIYDGKLVQKPYFFSTSSGKTEEAIDVFKEDAPYLKSVDSLGEEDSPKYDDKKIVSREYFVETILKQYPNANISTEKLEGQIEIKDRTTGGAAKEIRVGNEIIEGTKIRSLFILNSSNFDINLNATSVIFITKGYGHGVGMSQWGARIMAKEGKGYKEILEHYYSGVEIKRIDWKENKYIGI, via the coding sequence GTGAAAAAAATTTTATTAGTTTTAACTAGTTTAGTGATGTTTATTCTAATGACTAGTATTATTATTCCGAAAAAAAAGTGGATGGAAAGTACTCTAGATAATAATGTTGAAAAGGTACAAGCATTTAACGAGGTAGGTTCAGAAGAGAAAAAGCAAGATTTTGATATTTCTAATTATAATGGCGAATTCAAAATTAAGCTATTTAGAAGCAAAGAAAATCGAATAGAAGAAATGGGACTTGAAGATTATGTGACTGGAGTTGTTTGTGGTGAAATGCCTGCAGAATTTCCAAGTGAGGCATTAAAAGCTCAAGCTATTGCAGCAAGAACTTATGCGCTTGCTCATGTTGAAGCTTTTGGAGGAGTAAGTAATCCTGGCGCCAATGGAGCAAATCTTATTGATACTGTTGCAAATCAAGTTTATTACAGTAAAGATGAAAGAATGGAAAGTTGGACTCAAAGAAAAAGAGAAGAATATTGGAATAAAATCACCAATGCTGTTAAAGAAACTGAAGGGCAAGTTCTTATATATGATGGTAAGTTAGTGCAAAAACCATACTTTTTTTCAACAAGCAGTGGAAAGACTGAGGAAGCAATTGATGTTTTTAAGGAAGATGCTCCATATCTAAAAAGTGTTGATAGCTTAGGTGAGGAAGATTCGCCGAAATACGATGATAAAAAAATAGTATCACGAGAATATTTTGTAGAAACTATTTTAAAGCAATATCCTAATGCAAATATATCAACTGAAAAGCTTGAAGGACAAATTGAAATTAAGGATAGGACAACTGGCGGTGCAGCAAAGGAAATCAGAGTTGGTAATGAAATAATAGAAGGTACTAAGATAAGAAGCTTATTTATATTAAATTCTTCAAATTTTGATATAAACTTAAATGCTACATCAGTGATTTTTATTACAAAGGGATACGGGCATGGCGTTGGTATGAGTCAATGGGGTGCAAGGATTATGGCAAAAGAGGGAAAAGGTTATAAAGAAATCTTAGAACATTATTATAGTGGAGTAGAAATAAAAAGAATCGATTGGAAGGAAAATAAATACATAGGTATATAA
- the murA gene encoding UDP-N-acetylglucosamine 1-carboxyvinyltransferase, whose product MKKYFINGGKKLQGSIKVNSAKNSVLPIIAACILNKDITVIKNAPMLDDVIVICDVLRSLGADISVDREQKVIKIDTRELFQCEPPSEMIRKMRASFLIMGPMIARFGGFKISLPGGCNIGTRPIDLHLKGFKALGAEVNPQFGVVEARAEKLKGNRVYLDFPSVGATENIMMAAVLADGETVIENAAEEPEIEDLANFLRTMGAKIIGAGTGTIVIEGVKKLKGVEYTPMFDRIEAGTFMVAAAITRSKIKLENVNEKHIKSMTAKLAEMGIGITSGEDYIIVEASEELKPIDIKTMPYPGFPTDMQAQIMALLTTVTGTSIITETIFENRFMHVNELTRMGANIKIDGRNAIIEGIESLSGCEVKATDLRAGAALILAGLVAEGSTTIVDIYHIQRGYEEIEKKLQGVGADINIIDV is encoded by the coding sequence ATGAAGAAATACTTTATTAATGGTGGAAAAAAACTTCAAGGTTCAATTAAAGTTAATAGTGCAAAAAATTCTGTACTTCCAATAATCGCAGCATGCATTTTAAATAAGGATATTACAGTTATTAAAAACGCTCCTATGCTAGATGATGTAATTGTCATCTGTGATGTGTTGCGCTCCTTAGGAGCTGATATAAGCGTAGATAGAGAACAGAAAGTAATAAAAATTGACACAAGAGAATTGTTTCAATGTGAACCACCAAGTGAAATGATCAGGAAGATGAGAGCATCATTTTTAATTATGGGCCCAATGATTGCAAGATTTGGTGGGTTTAAGATTTCATTGCCTGGGGGATGCAACATAGGAACTAGGCCAATTGACTTACATTTAAAAGGATTTAAAGCTTTAGGCGCAGAGGTTAACCCACAATTTGGAGTTGTTGAAGCAAGAGCTGAAAAGTTAAAAGGAAATAGAGTCTATTTAGACTTTCCATCAGTTGGAGCAACAGAGAATATAATGATGGCAGCAGTATTAGCAGATGGTGAAACTGTTATAGAAAATGCTGCTGAAGAACCAGAAATAGAAGATTTAGCAAACTTTTTAAGAACTATGGGAGCAAAAATAATTGGCGCTGGAACTGGCACAATTGTAATTGAAGGTGTAAAGAAATTGAAAGGTGTTGAGTATACACCTATGTTTGACAGAATTGAAGCAGGGACTTTTATGGTTGCTGCTGCTATTACAAGAAGCAAAATTAAGCTAGAAAATGTAAATGAGAAACACATAAAATCAATGACTGCCAAACTTGCTGAAATGGGAATAGGTATAACTAGTGGAGAGGATTACATTATTGTTGAGGCAAGTGAGGAATTAAAACCTATAGATATTAAAACTATGCCATATCCAGGATTTCCGACAGATATGCAAGCTCAAATTATGGCATTGCTTACAACTGTTACAGGAACTAGTATTATTACAGAAACAATATTTGAAAATAGATTTATGCATGTAAATGAACTAACCCGAATGGGAGCTAATATCAAAATTGATGGAAGAAATGCAATTATTGAAGGAATAGAAAGTCTTTCAGGTTGTGAAGTTAAGGCAACAGATTTGAGAGCTGGTGCAGCTCTCATATTAGCTGGGTTAGTAGCAGAAGGATCTACTACTATTGTTGATATTTACCATATACAAAGAGGATATGAGGAAATAGAGAAAAAACTACAAGGTGTAGGTGCTGATATAAATATAATTGACGTTTAA
- a CDS encoding ATPase: MATKFKFSIVTPNGTYFDGEVEEIIVGGITGTLGILNNHMETIVPLKPFETRYVIDGNSTSVSTSTGVLKVEKGNVVMAVESCEAKENKTSV, encoded by the coding sequence ATGGCTACAAAATTTAAGTTTTCAATTGTCACACCAAATGGAACTTATTTTGATGGTGAAGTTGAAGAGATAATCGTAGGCGGAATCACAGGGACCTTAGGAATTTTGAACAATCATATGGAAACAATAGTTCCTTTAAAACCTTTTGAGACACGTTACGTTATAGATGGCAATAGTACTAGTGTTAGTACTTCTACTGGTGTTTTGAAGGTTGAAAAAGGGAATGTTGTAATGGCAGTAGAAAGTTGTGAAGCTAAGGAAAATAAAACTTCAGTATAA
- a CDS encoding YwmB family TATA-box binding protein: MKGKMFFVSVFFIVAVYFMGQASFGQGFFIFSDYIDPKVCKYKECGVKATFEITTTFDKFLESFIEKDFIINSKSDTEIKFSNEDINGLLNVDRDRITIEVITEKKSISSRYMKELLQRKIGLKGINMKVYEYYKFKLQDENLELLKNKLIEELQRKKAKNIEAEILDGGNVYSVIADTGSFEKLTIGNKNIDINIAIAMYKSGNYIIIGTPIIPVSY, from the coding sequence ATGAAGGGAAAAATGTTTTTTGTATCAGTTTTTTTTATTGTAGCCGTATATTTTATGGGACAGGCTTCGTTTGGGCAAGGTTTTTTTATTTTTTCGGATTACATAGATCCAAAGGTCTGCAAATATAAAGAATGTGGAGTTAAAGCAACTTTTGAGATCACAACAACCTTTGATAAATTTCTAGAAAGTTTTATAGAAAAGGATTTTATAATTAATTCTAAATCAGATACTGAAATTAAGTTTTCGAATGAAGATATAAATGGATTATTAAATGTTGATAGGGATAGAATTACTATTGAGGTGATTACTGAAAAGAAAAGTATTAGTTCTAGATATATGAAAGAGTTATTACAAAGAAAAATAGGACTTAAAGGCATTAATATGAAAGTATATGAATATTATAAATTTAAACTTCAAGATGAAAACTTAGAGTTACTAAAAAATAAACTTATAGAAGAGTTGCAAAGGAAAAAGGCTAAAAACATAGAAGCAGAAATATTAGATGGTGGCAATGTATACAGTGTTATAGCTGATACTGGTAGCTTTGAAAAATTAACTATAGGAAATAAAAATATAGATATAAACATAGCTATAGCAATGTATAAATCAGGGAACTATATAATTATAGGAACACCTATTATTCCTGTTTCCTATTAA